Below is a genomic region from Rosa chinensis cultivar Old Blush chromosome 5, RchiOBHm-V2, whole genome shotgun sequence.
attagcttttgatgtaaactctccagcgttatcaagccttatagacttgatagggttatcagggtggtgagcccttaaacgtataatctgtgctaggagttttgcagcatttcttgtggacaataaagcgtgaccagtgtgtcgaagtatccaccagaaccataaagtacttaaaatggtccgcattctggatggataggtccacagatatctccttgtatcctttgtaagaatggaatgttttattttatatctttagcataggaaggtctcaatcttgtttttgctaaagagcaggctttgcaaaacgagtgatgtgcctttgaaatagtcaatgaggcataatgggagagtggtagtgcttctggtacttcagaaggcaatgactgcatttgagcagtactagaaccgacaccaaaagaagggatgtccatatgagttcgttaaaatacggatcatcatgtcacgaccggggtgccctaggcggtcgtgccaaagcctgtatgagtcagtgtcccacatttcactgttggtgatagtataggattcaatgatccgaatcatagtgaggtacagtccactagattgactcataagtttctctaaaatgcgtttccttccacattcattagaggtaatataaatatattcagttccattctcacagtgtgtttttacatgataaccgttgacacgaatatctttgaaacatAACAAgtttcgattagctcttggtgcatagagcatctttgactttaaatatatctcagattctttagagtatttctattttagtagaatgataatcttttcattctaataataattttttctctagatgtattgcttgacatctttatattgcaatttcgaaccatgtaaatatgtgtagtaaataaatttgaattaattcagtgcttgagaataaaattcaaaatttattaatgagccaacgatagtcaaatcaaggtcttgttctaattcatcaaaccattgttgaaataaactttaagaccaagtaatagtctaattaaaaatgagacattatgccttcacaactgtttttggaaaataaagtaaataaaacagatcagtcaaaatctggggcatcggttgactgagcaagttccttgttgccattaaagtctgcaattgtgaggttgacgtctgggtcatggcctccttcttccatatagtgagcctcttgttctttaggctccctatacctcttgtaatgggctgctactctgttgcttgcttggcagttcttgtaccaatgcccaatgactccacacctatagcatggttcattgccaactctatcctgtttgactgaagggttcttaggtgccctttgcaccttgtttctatgaccactagggccagcaccaccatctctgcgccatacattgggagggcctccacggcccatatcatgacccccatgtcccttgccacgtgatgcattgttgccacgtgggtagggatcagcacgtccaatcccctttgcattggggttctttccaccttttactttgccataattagtctcgggaattttctttgtcccaacaggcctggcattgttgttcaaaagaatctcattatgcctctcagccacttgcagtaggttgatcaggttattgaaggttgtgattcttttgttatcatactccagcctatactggttcgctagtataattgctgaagtaagaaaagtggaaagagtcttctggatcatatcatcttctgtgagttcctttccacagaaatttagatgtgcttttaggcgcaacatatccttgttgaagtcattgacccttttatagtcaagcaagcggatttcattccactgaacggttagttctgggagcaaggtgtcatgaatgtttccaaaacgtcccttaagggcatcccacagttctttgggtgtcttcaactgaaggtactcccagcataagctaggatcaatatatcgcctcagaaacattaaggcatttgttttcaccttgtcagacggtccatcgtctttggggtcagtggaagttttgatggtggcagtgtagtcttttgccacgaaggcagtttctacatcagaAACctaacgatggtactcaagtccgtctgagtccaaaatgtcaaattcaggtcgagttgtatcagccatctacataaacaagagggaagatataaattacgtagtcataaagacatccacgtgaattattttccaaaaaatatgaattagatttcaagaccaagattcgtaatggtcacattttttttcgatgctacgtgaaaatgcattatcacagtaagtatgtatgtataatgctcatgaattttcattatcatggcaaagcggattatatatgttgcattctaaaaataagcatagcacatttaaacatagcatatataagaaataaactacatggcatgctcaaatttcacacatatacaataaattatatactacacataataattagcaataatatatcatacataaaataaaataaaaacaatagcataatatgaAGGCATGCTTAAGAATAATTATATGagcgtaaataaaattaacaaaacatgcttcaaaaatgcataataaatatataacaaaaaatatatatggcatgttcaaaataaagtataaagcatagcataattaaaaacatgcttaaaaagagcaaaattatctaactaaatatgctcaaaagttctaattataaatactCAAATATAACAtaatatgaaattaaataaataaaatagaacatacttggtttggataaaataaaacaatcctataCACGCGCGTATTGATGCAGgtgtgcgtagcgatgtttttgagcTTGAGAAGAACTGGGTCACTTCCtttttttcagcagtgggcctggtcttttcttttatttctgttttttttctttttctttcctttctggccgcgggggggggggggtgctgtttctatatatttttttttctaggccgcaaggcctgtttcttttgtcttttgcttcttcttttttcgggCCGCAGAggcctatttttctttttgggccgGGTCTTTACTTTGGCCCGGGTCAAgtcacttgttttttttttctttctctctctcccttcttcttctgcgtCTTCTTGTTAGTGAGGAGGCAGCGCGCGCTAGTGGGCTGAAGGCAGCGACTGCAGGCAGGGGGCTAGGCGTCGGGTACGTGGGGCGCTGGGGAGGTTGAGCTGAGTGAGAGCGGGCTGCTGCGGGTTGGGCAGCAAGGTGCAGGTGACGACTCAGATGGGTTCTGGGTTCTGTGGTGGGAACAAGGGTCACCGACGGTGGGAACTGATGAACTGGCAACGCACGATCTGGGACCGGTGCGCAGGGATGGACAATACGCTAGGTGAGGGGCTGCGAATGGGCTGCAGTGTGTGTGCGGTGGTGCGTGCTAGGCAAAAAAAAGGCCGCGCAGGTGGGTTGCTGGGATCTGGAGGCGTGCGCGTGCTGCTGGAGGCTGGATGCTTTAGCACGGGCTGCTGGGTTAGGTTGGAGGCCCGTAGGGCTGGGGTCGGTCTTGGCCAGTGAGGTGAGGCCGGTcacgatgaggaagaggagaatgttttttttttttgttggtggcggcactgcggcagaaaagaagaaaaactttttcttcttagggttttgggtttttatttttttttattttttttttcgacggaaagaaaccagaaaactagagtttttttcttggctatttgctctgagcgtgctgataacgtgttaaagtaaaaatgaGATGGAATTAGTCTacttatttcatttcatagcccctttatataggagagaattacaatggaaatatcgattacattaatgattaaTGACaataactactgattggtccttgatccatgctgattgatggtgattgctaattacttgattccctctccgtcaatcactttgacgaaggcacataatgcatttttcttttaacattcaataaattttattttaatttagtgaATATATTTTGCGATTTGAATTTGCTAGTCAATAACAACAGTGCTAGTTGTTTTTTTATATGCATTCTCTTCGAAATATAGCATTTAGTAGTTGGAGAATACACTATAAGTGAAGAGTATGAAATTCAACTCAAAAGAAAACCGTCGTTATAtagattatttttctttctcgcAATGTAACTTGTACAtagactttttattttattttattttttggaaaacACATAGACTTGATTAGTTTAATAAAGTTggacaaaattaaaaaaggaCACTCGTGCCGTCCCAAACTTGTGAAATTATGGAAAAAGTCGACTCTAGGCTTTTCCCCTGTAAAAGCAGAGCCCAATACATCCCTAACTAAACCCAGCCCAGCCAGCCCGAGTATAAAAGctctaacaaaaagaaaattccgACTCCTTCAAAAAGATTGGAAAACCTATAAAAGCTCAAACCCAGCTAGCGCAGCAAGAAACCCAGCACTACCTCTCAATCATTACAAAGGTGCCAAACTCTTGATCAAAATCTCTACTTTCTAGATTAACACCAACCACAAACTCCTCTCtctgttctttttcttctgggttTTCGATTCTCAATGCTTTTTGGTCCTAGACTCATATACTCAGATACTGGATTTCTTCTAGTTTTGTTCCCTTTTTCAACTctgggtttgtttgttttacttATTTGGTTGATGGGTATTATTTTGAAGTTTGGGTTCTGAATACTGatcagacttttttttttcctgttttgaCAGATTAACAATCAGTGATCTTTTGGGCATTCCAAACTTCTGCGAGTATGGTATGTTCCATGATCCATTCATCTAATCCtttgtggtttttgtttttgttcatgaATCATAATTCAGAAGATAACCGAGGATTGTTGGCAGTTTAGTTTCTAATTCCTTTGATGTTAACCTTGAGTCGTGATATTGATCAGAACATAATAGGGAGGATTTAGTTTTAATACATGTTTGTATAGATTGGGTGCCTAGATGGAGTCAAAACTTCACCATCTGAGATGAGCTTAGATTGCTATTTCATCGAGTCAAATGCCAATTGTTTCTTGTATTTTGATCTTGAACGTTTTTGGCCGATAATTGTATTCACTGGTGGTCTGAGACTATTTTCATCTTGCAGGCTCATGAATATCCTCGCAGTTCAGGCTTTGAGCAGAGTTATCGTTGTTACCCTGTCTCGTTCATCGACAAGGTTTCTATTTTTGAAATAATGTTGCTAATTTAGTTCTGACCAAAATGTCACCAAGTTAAAAGCTTGCCATTGCGTTCTGTAAATGATTATGTTTATGTATAATGATTGCTCAAATTGATTCATCTTAATGTTGATCTTTGCAGCAACATCTGGAAAAGGGTGATAAAAGTATGTTATCTGCTCGGCTAGTTCCTTTTTAGAATCCAAATTTCAAAGCATTCTTATATGTATATGTTTTTTCAGACGCATGATAGTATCCAATACttgtttggtttctttttccttccAGTTATAATGCCTCCCTCAGCTCTCGATCGCCTCGGTAAATTgatagttctctctctctctcatctgtcCTTCTTTGCAAAATGGATATCAATCTATGTAGACCCTTGTGTTGATGTCAAGTAAACATGAAATTTTCTTCTCCAGCATCTATGCACGTGGACTACCCTATGTTGTTTGAACTTAACAATGCTACTGCTGGACGAGTTACTCATTGTGGGGTCTTGGAATTTGTTGCTGATGAGGGCCTCATATATGTACCATACTGGGTACGCATTTTTCCATATGGATATGACAGCATTGTACACATGATGGCACCTTCTTACTCCTTTCTGTTCTTTTATTTTACTCATAGATGATGGAGAACATGCTCCTACAAGAGGGAGACATTGTTCAAGTGAAGAACAAAAGCCTGGTAAAGGGAACCTATGTGAAGTTGCAGCCCCACACCAAGGACTTCCTTGATATTTCAAACCCCAAAGCCATGTTAGTTAATCTATTTGATGTCTTATTTTCGTTGGAGAATTGAGTAGAACTATTTAAATTTGTATGTTCATTTTGCAGTTTGGAGACTACATTGAGGAGCTACTCTTGTTTAACCACTGGTGACACTATCATGGTTCCTTATAACAATAAGAAGTATTACATTAACATAGTTGAAGCAAAACCCTCATCTGCAATCAGTATCATTGAGACAGACTGTGAGGTTGATTTTGCCCCTCCTCTTGATTACGTGGAACCTGAAAAACCAACTCCGTCAACGTCATCTACTTTGCCAAAGAAGAGACCACAAGAAGGTTATTATCCTGTTCTGTTAAAGATGGTTATAAGTTATAGGCAATAATGAACTTTATTTCCTTTGCTTATAAAATGATAGAATTCATTTACAACAGATAACGTAAACTTGTTTTTAAATCCTCCCTTTATATATGTACTTCAGCTGAAGAAGAACCAGTTCAAAAGGTTGCAAGATTCAATCCATTTACAGGTTCAGCAAGGCGATTGGATGGAAAGCCTTCGACGGAATCAGTTGCACCAGTTTCCTCTCCCATACTTAAGCAGCACCAACTGGAGGGTGAAAACGGAGCCAAGGATTCCAAGCCATCAACTTCTGCTTCACGCCAACGTTCTGGAAAGCTTGTGTTTGGTTCAAATTCCAACCAGCCCACAAAGGAAGCCCCAAAAGTATGTATCTTTTTCCTTATTCTTATTAAAGTTCCCATACTTATCTGGACACATTAACTTGATGCTTATCTGTTGTATTTGTACTTGTACTCGCAGGCTGCTCCAAAGAAACAAGAGTCATCTGAGAAGGCAGAAGAGGAAAAAGAGACAAAGTTCCAAGCATTCACAGGGAAGAAGTATTCTCTGAAAGGGTGAGGTTAGGCATTAGCCTtcatcccaaaagaaaaaaaaaatgcgggCTAAATGAAGGCATTTCTTCCATCTATTCTTTTTCAGGAGACAAAAAGGTCAAGTGATTTTGGCAGTTGAAGGACCAAACGCAGAATGTTCCTGCACATCTTCTTTTGACATTATGTAGATATCCATCCTGTAATTTTTTAAGTAGAACTTTGTTTATAATTTATGATTtagattatatttattttctacaATCATCCACTGCAATTTTATGCTCATTGTCTATTATTTGAAATTACATCCAGCTTCTGTTCAAATTTTCACATGTTTTGTTTCTATTAAACTCACCATTTGATGGTAAGGAGGTCAGAGAGGAGGTAAAATTCGAACAAGCCTTTGGTGAGAATAGATGCTCAAACATTAAATGCAAATGCTTTATGCTACTTATGAAACAAATTGAATTTGTAAAACCAAAACAGTTGAATGAACCGAATTTTATTGAGCAAAAGCTTTGTAAACCGAATGCGAAATACAAGAGTAGTCCACATTGTGAAGTACTTTAAGCTTAACTTCAGGTTTAGTTGTTTACAAAATTACAAATTGTAGATttcaaagcaaaagaaaatagaataCTGATAATAAAGAGGACACCATTAACTTCTGTTACAAGATAGTTTCATTTCTATGCAAGGAGAAATGGTTCTTTCAGATGACTAACAAGTAGGCGTAGCTAAGCTTCTACTGGTGTCTCAATTGCAACCTCTCTCGAATATCTAACATTCT
It encodes:
- the LOC112165242 gene encoding ubiquitin recognition factor in ER-associated degradation protein 1 isoform X2, whose product is MAHEYPRSSGFEQSYRCYPVSFIDKQHLEKGDKIIMPPSALDRLASMHVDYPMLFELNNATAGRVTHCGVLEFVADEGLIYVPYWMMENMLLQEGDIVQVKNKSLVKGTYVKLQPHTKDFLDISNPKAILETTLRSYSCLTTGDTIMVPYNNKKYYINIVEAKPSSAISIIETDCEVDFAPPLDYVEPEKPTPSTSSTLPKKRPQEAEEEPVQKVARFNPFTGSARRLDGKPSTESVAPVSSPILKQHQLEGENGAKDSKPSTSASRQRSGKLVFGSNSNQPTKEAPKAAPKKQESSEKAEEEKETKFQAFTGKKYSLKG
- the LOC112165242 gene encoding ubiquitin recognition factor in ER-associated degradation protein 1 isoform X1 produces the protein MNILAVQALSRVIVVTLSRSSTSNIWKRVIKTHDSIQYLFGFFFLPVIMPPSALDRLASMHVDYPMLFELNNATAGRVTHCGVLEFVADEGLIYVPYWMMENMLLQEGDIVQVKNKSLVKGTYVKLQPHTKDFLDISNPKAILETTLRSYSCLTTGDTIMVPYNNKKYYINIVEAKPSSAISIIETDCEVDFAPPLDYVEPEKPTPSTSSTLPKKRPQEAEEEPVQKVARFNPFTGSARRLDGKPSTESVAPVSSPILKQHQLEGENGAKDSKPSTSASRQRSGKLVFGSNSNQPTKEAPKAAPKKQESSEKAEEEKETKFQAFTGKKYSLKG